From the genome of Bradyrhizobium elkanii USDA 76, one region includes:
- a CDS encoding adenylate/guanylate cyclase domain-containing protein, with product MTDFRLPETHYAQSADASIAYQVMGDGPVDIILVPGLFTHIEFMHEMPGYTAVLRRLSRFARVVTFDKRGQGLSDRMTGAPSLEQRMDDVRAIMDAIGSTKAVLFGFSEGCPMSVLFAATYPDRVSHLVLLGSFARSKDRLPDDLWQLRCDEIVQNWGSGDTVKTVAPSQAANAEVIAQIAKFERLSSSPGALRTLLVLNRAIDVTTILPMLQTPTLVLHRTGDARVPVALGRAVAGSIPGAKYVEYPGCDHYYWVGETEAMLGDVEEFVTGHRDGGDAELDRVLATVLFTDIVDSTRSAAAMGDHRWRRLLDDHDQLAQQMVGRHRGHLVKSTGDGILATFDGPGRAVRCALAFGSAARQIGLPVRAGLHTGEIEVRGADIGGIAVHAAARVMSQCGSNEVLVSRVVTDLVAGAGLKFAERGAFELKGLPGTWELFAASG from the coding sequence ATGACCGATTTCAGACTGCCCGAGACGCACTACGCGCAAAGCGCCGACGCGAGCATCGCCTATCAGGTGATGGGCGACGGTCCTGTCGACATCATCCTTGTCCCCGGCTTGTTCACGCATATCGAGTTCATGCACGAGATGCCCGGCTACACCGCCGTGCTGCGCCGCCTGTCGCGCTTCGCCCGGGTCGTGACCTTCGACAAACGCGGACAGGGATTGTCGGATCGGATGACCGGCGCGCCCTCGCTCGAGCAGCGCATGGACGACGTCCGGGCCATCATGGACGCCATCGGCTCCACGAAGGCAGTGTTGTTCGGCTTCTCCGAGGGCTGTCCGATGAGTGTGCTGTTTGCAGCGACCTACCCGGACCGCGTTTCGCATCTCGTTCTGCTTGGCAGTTTTGCCCGCTCGAAGGATCGCCTGCCGGACGATTTGTGGCAGCTGCGCTGCGACGAGATCGTGCAGAACTGGGGTTCTGGCGACACGGTCAAGACTGTCGCGCCGAGCCAGGCAGCGAATGCAGAAGTGATCGCGCAGATCGCGAAATTCGAGCGGCTGTCGAGCAGTCCGGGAGCGTTGCGGACGCTGCTGGTTCTCAATCGCGCGATCGACGTCACGACGATCCTGCCGATGCTCCAGACTCCGACGCTGGTCCTGCATCGGACCGGCGATGCCCGCGTTCCCGTGGCGCTCGGCCGTGCCGTCGCGGGCTCGATCCCCGGCGCGAAATACGTGGAATATCCGGGCTGCGATCACTACTATTGGGTCGGCGAGACCGAGGCGATGCTCGGCGATGTCGAGGAATTCGTCACCGGCCATCGCGATGGTGGTGATGCCGAGCTCGACCGTGTGCTTGCGACCGTGCTGTTCACTGACATCGTGGATTCCACTCGCAGTGCCGCGGCGATGGGTGACCATCGTTGGCGACGTCTGCTCGACGATCACGATCAACTCGCGCAGCAGATGGTCGGCCGCCATCGCGGCCATCTGGTGAAGAGCACTGGCGACGGCATTCTGGCGACCTTCGACGGTCCCGGCCGCGCCGTGCGCTGTGCGCTGGCGTTCGGCTCGGCCGCGCGGCAGATCGGCCTGCCGGTGCGAGCAGGCCTGCACACCGGCGAGATCGAGGTGAGGGGGGCGGATATCGGCGGCATAGCGGTACACGCCGCGGCGCGCGTGATGTCGCAATGCGGCTCGAACGAGGTGCTGGTGTCACGCGTGGTGACCGATCTGGTCGCGGGCGCCGGGTTGAAATTCGCCGAGCGCGGCGCGTTCGAGCTGAAGGGACTGCCCGGGACTTGGGAGCTGTTTGCGGCGAGCGGCTAG